The sequence TAGTAGGTCACTGTGTTCTAACGACCGTTATTCTGCGGCATGGCAGGGCCAGGTGCAGGGCTCGGAgctatgtggatgggatgccaAGGTCACGTCCCATCCGTCAGCCGTAGTCTGGAGGACGAGATCGATTGGACTTCATCAAACGATCCGACGATCACAGCATCAGCTGCCGTCAGATCCCGGCCACCCGTGGTCCCACTGGTGCACCTCGTAATCGGGTACGACCTACCGTATAGCTGCAGGCgagggggagaaagagagagggaccaGCGTGGGCATCTTGGGAATAACCAGGACTAATAACGCCGGCAATGTTGTTTCCGCTCTCCAATTTCCATGCCCCGGGAAGGAGCAAACACTACTTGAGGCCTCCTACAACTGCAATGATGCTTTTGCCGTTTCTAGAGACCACCAAGAGCTCAAATTCAATGGACTCAACAACCACCAGGCCATTCTCTTGGCGCCAAGCCATCAGCAGTAATCACAACATTAAGTACACGTTTAATATATATAGTCTAAAAGATTGCTTTCAAAATTGAGTTAGTATATGCTATGGAGCAAGAAAGAAATGGACGTGCACAGGGATAATCGTTGACAATACTCTCTAAGCCAAAAGATGCTCCAAAAACTagtactgttttttttttttcatatttgattGTAGAGAAGAAATAATCCTTCACACTTGTGCTGGGAGTTAGGTGCTTGCCTCCACCCACATCACATGTCTCCCAACAACACGCTTCTTAAGTGGGCATCTCTCTCAAACTCACACCCAAAATGTGATTGAGATTCCCCTTTCAAACCTACACACTCGGAAGGAAAGtaagataaaaaaagaaaaaaaaaagagaactagataggaaagaaaaagataCAATAACTAAGATAACCCGAACTAGACCCaacattttcttctctttttttttccttgtgttgtataattttttcttttggcaCCCAGTGCTCTGTCTCTTCTCTGTTCCCAgctccactttttttttttttttttttgctctttttGTGTTGTATGatttttttgccttttctttTGCACCTCGCTTCACCGCTGTGTCCCTTGACTGTCCCCAATCCCACCACTCGCTCGGCCCCCACGCTCGTGTCAGAGGCGTCCTCACGCACCAAAATTGGCCGCCTGCTCCGCCCCGGCTTCCTCCCAACGATATTCCACTCAcccttctccctttctctctctgatACAAAAATTTAAAGATTAAAAGGAAATACGTTCTCGAGCTGTTCGTACCCTTTCTTTGTTCCTTTTGGTATCTTTAGTCACCTTTCtccaaattcttgaaaaaaggcCGGTCTGGGCTGGGAGGAGAACCACGGACTCGCTCAATTAACAACCGAGTGGAGGAGAAAGCGAGGACTCGAGGAAGCTCTCCACCGCGGCGACGCTGGGCCCCACCACGTCCCGGTCCCATGCCGCCGCCCACGCCGACCCCTCCAGCCGCGCCCGCACCGCCGCCGTCGCGTCCACCCGCTGGAGCGCCCACCCGCATCCGCTCTCCCCGAGCCTCCCGATCTTCCGCACCTGCTCCTCCGCCAGCCGCCGCGTGTTCGCCTTGatcgccgccaccgccgccgcgtGCTTCTTCGCCCCTTTCCCTTTCTCGAAATATTCTCGGAACTCCGGCACCCCAATCGCCTTCTCCAAGCCCGGGTGCCTCCCCGGCTCCGCCCCCTCCGCCGCGAAGTACGCCTCCAGCTCCGCCACCATCCCATCCGCCGCCATCTCCTCCACCCGTCGGTCCAGGTACTCCGCCAGTACCTTCTTCTCCACGTCCACCCAGAGAAAACAGCACCGGTAGCGCAGCCGCTCCCGTCTTCCCCGCCGGCTGTCCCCCGCCGCGAACGGGTCCACCCGAGGGTCGTGCCGTGCCGCCAGCAGCGCGTGGATGAACGAGTTCGACCCGCCCGCCACCACCGGGagccgtcggcgggcggcgatTCCCTCGATGGCCGACGCCGCCAGGGACCTGAACTTCAGTGCCGGGAGCTCCCCAGCCTCGGGGTCGAGCTCCCCCAACAGATGGTGCGGCACGCCGCAGCGCTCCGCCAGAGGGATCTTGTTGGTGGTGATGTCGAGGCCACGGTAGACCTGGATCTTGTCGGAGTTGACCACCTCGGATGGAAATCTGGTCGCCAAGTCGATAGATAGCTTCGACTTGCCGGTCCCGGTTGCACCCATGACCACGACCACGCTCTCATTCCGGCGACTGCTGCAGGCCCTCCCGGGGAGGTAGAAGAGTTGGTGGTGGAGGCTCTGGCTGTCCACCGCCGTCATCACGCTCTGCTGCCCGAATAAGAACTTCGCCGTCGCCGCCCTCGCCACGGGCCGCTGGACACCCTGGAGGAACGGAAGAAGAAGAGCGCTGAAGGTGCTGCCGCTTCTGGAGAATAAAATTCTcatatagaaattttttttattgcagTATGAGTCAACAGATTGTTGCAATATATTTTCTTCTAAAGAGGAGgagtttgaagaagaagaacagagaATGGAGGAGAGAAGGAAGTAGAAAGGAGAATCCGATACAGCGTGTAGTGGAGGTGGGAGACTGGCATGCCAAGTGTTCGCCAATGATCTCATTCAGTACAAAGGGAATCAAGACTGTGGGAAAAGAGGGAATGCCGTTTCGCATAAGAGCAGCAGCAGAGGGCAACCGCCCATCTCAATTCATGCACTTCTTGTTGTTGTTCTGGACCATGGACTTGGGTCTCTCTCCCACACACACTATTTCCCTTTGTCTTCTTTCTCACTTACCCTGTTTTGCTCACGCTAACGCTTTATAACTGGTTCCAGGTAtcccatatatatgtgtgtgtatgtgtgtatatatatatatatatagatatatacaagCTAACCCCTTTCCTATCTATTTAATTAAGTTTTAGGTTAATCATTTCGAAGACCATGCGTATGGGCGTTACACCATTAAATATTGTGGTGTGTTCTACTGTTCTGCTTCTATTCCCTGCCCTTCTCTCCCTTCTCCCGAAGCAgtataaaaaaaaaggcaacGAAATAATGGAAGGGTGATAAACCAGCCAGCTCTTGTCACGATCCTTCTGAGTTAATAGTTTGTCTTGGTCCTTGCTGGTTCGGTTGTGCTTACAAATAGATGGTTTGTGTGGATAAAATAAGTGGAAGCATAAAAAAATGAGCATGCCTGGTGCTTTGGGATCAGCCCCACCCTGGGGCTCTCTGTCCTTAAATGCAGGAGAGGAGTGGGAATATGGTGGCTTGGTTGGTTTGCAACTAGCACAAGTGGCCGCTGCTTGATCAGACCAGCATGGGTGGATGGTGGTAGTGAGTAATGGTGTTGGCCAAGTTGAGCCTCATCCGAACAAGGGAATCGGGTTGGCTGCATGGATTATTCCATTAGTCACGCATCGATGCGTCGTGCTTTCACGTACGGAAAggattgatatttttttaattcttcgAAATATCGCATTTCACAATGTTCCAGCAAATTTAGTGTAGTTTCTCCGTGCCCAATGTAGTCATTGCCTGCTTGGACCTTGTCCATCTTCCAAGAGGAAGCTCAATCCAAGTGATATCTCACTAAATTAGAAGCGATCCAACTGCAGACCAACATGCACAAGGATGGATAAATTGGAAAAGAGCACAATACATGTGTTTTCGTACGTATTTCTTCGTGGTTGGACTGGTCCACCAACTCAGTGATGGATCTGGTCCAACCGAAAATTATACCTAGATTAGGGGTAGGCCTTCATGTTGTGTATTGAAGAGTTTATTGGGGTTGCACATGTGGGGTTTACCTATGATTTATTAATCATCGAATTCCTTTGGGTTCGGGTTAATTCGACATTTTCTTGTTTTTGCAAGCACCGTGAGGAAAGGGACGTTGGATTGCCTTATAACAAGTGTGATGGATACGAGGGAACTAGGAGAGGGCCTATCACCATCTGCTATGGCTTTGCTCTCCTTCGGAGGAAGATGCGAACAACTTCAAATTACCCTAACCATGGTGAGTCTTCATTGTCATGGACCCAGAGAGCTCAAGTTGCAGGAGTGGTTAGCCTCAAAAGAGGGTATTCTTTCTGAGAAGGTGCCAAGGAGATGTTCTGTCTCGAGGTTTTTCTCAGATACGAAAGCACCAGCTAGAACGGCAGGGAGTGAAAAGCGAAACCAGACATCTTAGATATTTTTTTCTTGTGCAACGAACATGTTCCCTTCGTCATGCTGAAGTACAGCATCCCCTTTGACAATAGCTAGATATGCTTGTGAGGAGAAACTAGCAAGTCAGGCAAAAATACATACATGTCCATAAacataaatttcaaaataaacgtACGTGATGCATTCATGATGAAAAAGAGCATATATGACGttacgagaaaaaaaaaaaaaaatcaaagggaaacaaacaagaaagaaTGGCCATAATTTGAAACACATAactgatataaaaaaaataaataaataatctttGATCTGCTGATCGATCTTCATGTACCATGCATGCACTAGCCTGGCTCCTCTCTTGTGCATGCTGCACAGAGAAAGTGACGTGATATGTTGGAtgatgcagattttttttttgtatgtgttTAAGATTTACATGTAGAATTTTATGGACGAAGTTATCCACCACTAGGCCTCGATAAAGCTTTTAAATGCTCAAGCTTGGATACGTTAATTATTTCCATGACAGCAAACTTTGTAATTCTAACAAGCACCAATCTTTCTAGTACAATGGGAATAAAAGTCTTCTTCTATATATATACAAGATTGACAAGCGGCAGTTTTCACACATGGCTTGCAGCTCAGAAAAATGGAGCAAAAAGAACTCGCAGTTCTCCCTTATCGAAAAAGACTTTAAAAAAAACACCTTAGATGTTTATAAACATCAGGTCCTCAGATCCCAAGTTGTAGGAATTTCCCAGATCTTGGTGTAGGTTATAATTGGCCAATAGGTGCACTTGGATTAACTTGTCTTCTTTATTGAAAGCCACCTACGTAGGTTGATGACAGTCCAGAGTAAGGGGATTATAGACAATTCTGCTTCTGTTATAAGTGTCTGGACTGGTCTCACTTGGTGAAGGAgtgtaaaaaattaaaatggctAGTTGTATCTTAATTATTGTAGTTGTCGTTATGGGTCCTTCAATTGCCCTGAACTGACCTTTAGTTGTCTATCATAGAAGAATTTAGATAAGGAACTCTCTTAGAGCTGTCCAAATATTGTTCTTGCCAATTTTAAATATGATGcaaagagaaaattttgatCGTGCAAGTGCCACTACCTGGAGAGGTTATTTGGACTGGGGATACTGATGTCCCTGAtgctttgttttattttctttctgctGATGTAGCTGACTGTACTTATTTAAGAGCAATATGAAACGccgttttaccaaaaaaaaaaaagcatttgcACGCCCTAAACTCCGTCCGAGTCTGGATTTGATATTCCTATTATCTTGGAAGCTTGACCAAACATGGTACAATATTGGAATGCAATTCGGCAAGATTGCATGTGGCAGGGCTGGGATATGCAAGACATGGCAAGGTTCAAGCCAAATCAACTCGACTGGTCTAATAAGCTAGGCTTAACTCGTTCCTGTCATGAGGCAGTACAATTTAATTTCTTTGGCTTTCGGTGTTAATAAACTTTTTCTACGTTGACTCGTCCTCTACTTCTTGACATTTGGAGGATTATTTTTGGCTTGTTTAGCTTCTAGGTTACACTTATTTATCATGAATGTAATGCAACAACAGATTAGATGGCCTTCTATATCACCAACGTGGATCGCACTAATGGAACTCTGTCACGATTACTATGTAAAGGCTCGGgagcattttgttttctgatttgcaATGGATGCTTTATTCTTGCCCATTATAAccccaaaagaaaaatctattcCAACTCAAATTAATTTATATTGTTCTATTTTTTGCTTAATGCCAATTTTATTAAGGACGATACTATATAAGTTTCCTCATAATAAGTAGTTGCGAAGGGGTTTGCCTACCACCTGTAATTCAAATTTTAAGGTGATATTCTACTAGATGTGAATTCAAGTGGAACCAAAATTTTCTCCTGCTTTATACTCCAAATCCTAGAAAGATAAATTAACATGCTATGGTTGCAAGAAGGTGGCTTATATGTTGTTTGcgcaaattatatatatatatatatatatatatatataatgacaTAACAACTGTTCTAATGAATTATTTAGTACTATAATGATCTGATATAATGTATATTACAGCTCTTGTTTAACTTATAAATTTATagtaataaaatattatcaaaaattaaattttttaatttctctTCAAAAGTGATTGTACATTtggaaaataatgtttttctcatCCAGAAAATGGTGAATGGAAAAATGTCCTCAAAAAATAGTTATAATATTCATTGTAATAGTGATTAAAGCTTGAAAAATTACATTTTGAGATAAAAAAGGCTATTATATATAATCATGACAATAGTTAGTAACATTTTCAATCGATTCCATTATAATGGAGTCATGCTATCATTGAAACCTT is a genomic window of Phoenix dactylifera cultivar Barhee BC4 chromosome 4, palm_55x_up_171113_PBpolish2nd_filt_p, whole genome shotgun sequence containing:
- the LOC103712809 gene encoding adenylate isopentenyltransferase-like — encoded protein: MRSLANTWHASLPPPLHAVSDSPFYFLLSSILCSSSSNSSSLEENILQQSVDSYCNKKNFYMRILFSRSGSTFSALLLPFLQGVQRPVARAATAKFLFGQQSVMTAVDSQSLHHQLFYLPGRACSSRRNESVVVVMGATGTGKSKLSIDLATRFPSEVVNSDKIQVYRGLDITTNKIPLAERCGVPHHLLGELDPEAGELPALKFRSLAASAIEGIAARRRLPVVAGGSNSFIHALLAARHDPRVDPFAAGDSRRGRRERLRYRCCFLWVDVEKKVLAEYLDRRVEEMAADGMVAELEAYFAAEGAEPGRHPGLEKAIGVPEFREYFEKGKGAKKHAAAVAAIKANTRRLAEEQVRKIGRLGESGCGWALQRVDATAAVRARLEGSAWAAAWDRDVVGPSVAAVESFLESSLSPPLGC